A single Aggregatilinea lenta DNA region contains:
- a CDS encoding SGNH/GDSL hydrolase family protein, which yields MPSNPRPRRVLFRFVLVSLPSLCACMFVLELGLRLFVPVSDPLPRGLYDADANLLISEPHDQGTYIKNPDINADYLINSAGWNSPHEYTPQKQPGVLRIAVIGDSYVESMEVDLDKSFLALLETTLAQASGQPVEVYNFGKSGAPLSEYLQIMRYVTATYAPDIVIVNIVDNDFEESFVEYGLPYFLNFDLAADGSIVEIPPVPYEPSKQVEGFRVLAHSALVRFLAYNLDYLPRLKMMRMNEPVEQTESDDSARRTKLDTLVRYVFGQYADLASGADSHLLLVIDGPRADLYKGRPLEESDTFIYHDVSQAAVDELGIPLLDLTTPFAEAYSQTERRLNFENDYHWNEYGHQIVAQALADELLALEWVSSGSSASAQIP from the coding sequence ATGCCGTCAAATCCCCGTCCGCGTAGGGTATTGTTCCGCTTTGTGCTCGTCAGCCTGCCGTCGCTGTGCGCCTGCATGTTCGTGCTCGAACTGGGCCTGCGCCTCTTCGTCCCGGTGTCCGACCCACTGCCGCGCGGCCTCTACGACGCCGATGCAAATCTGCTCATTTCCGAGCCGCACGACCAGGGCACCTACATCAAGAATCCCGACATCAACGCCGACTATCTTATCAACAGCGCGGGCTGGAACTCGCCCCACGAATATACGCCGCAGAAGCAGCCCGGCGTGCTGCGTATCGCGGTCATCGGGGACAGCTACGTCGAGAGCATGGAAGTGGACCTCGACAAGTCGTTCCTGGCGCTGCTCGAAACGACGCTGGCCCAGGCCAGCGGCCAGCCCGTGGAGGTGTACAACTTCGGCAAGAGCGGCGCGCCCTTGAGCGAATACCTCCAGATCATGCGCTACGTCACGGCGACGTACGCCCCGGACATCGTGATCGTCAACATCGTCGATAACGACTTCGAGGAGTCGTTCGTCGAATACGGCCTGCCCTATTTCCTGAACTTCGATCTCGCGGCGGATGGCAGCATCGTCGAGATCCCGCCGGTGCCGTACGAGCCGTCGAAGCAGGTCGAAGGCTTCCGCGTGCTGGCGCATTCCGCGTTGGTGCGCTTCCTGGCTTACAACCTCGACTACCTGCCGCGCCTCAAGATGATGCGCATGAATGAGCCGGTCGAGCAGACGGAAAGCGACGACAGCGCGCGCCGCACGAAGCTGGACACGTTGGTGCGCTACGTCTTCGGGCAGTACGCGGATCTCGCCTCCGGGGCGGACAGCCACCTGCTGCTGGTGATCGACGGGCCGCGCGCGGATCTGTACAAGGGGCGGCCCCTGGAAGAGTCCGACACGTTCATCTACCACGACGTCTCGCAGGCGGCGGTGGACGAGCTGGGCATCCCGCTGCTCGACCTTACCACGCCCTTCGCCGAGGCATACAGCCAGACAGAGCGGCGGCTCAACTTCGAGAACGACTATCACTGGAACGAATACGGGCACCAGATCGTGGCGCAGGCGCTGGCGGACGAGCTGCTGGCGCTGGAATGGGTCAGCTCTGGCAGCTCGGCCAGCGCCCAGATCCCGTAG
- a CDS encoding carbamoyltransferase family protein: protein MDILGISCFYHDAAAALLRDGDLVAASMEERLTRKKHDNSFPAQAIQFCLTQGGIQGADLDYVVFYEKPMVKVGRILQTALSTFPRSWDFWREAVTAYVTEKMWIKSLIQRELNVPPEKILFCDHHMSHAASAFFTSPFEDAAVLTIDGVGEWTTTTMGYATANWNGQGENAINLFWEQKFPHSIGLFYSAFTAFLGFTVNSGEYKVMGMAPYGEPKYVDRVKKLITINPDGSFYLNMDYFAYHYSANNSFNSKFTDLFGQPRVHDEDFFTAKSAPHRVGEAAAMERNQYYADIAASVQAVTEEAMLAMANAAYEKTGCKRLVMAGGVALNSVANFKVLAHTPFDDVYIQPAAGDDGGALGAALWAYHLVLNQPRKLVMTHAYYGQEYSDGEIKAFLDAEGIPYECFDNDDQLLDRVVNEILEQRVIGLYQGRYEWGPRALGNRSIIADPRRAEMKDIVNTKIKFREPFRPFAPVVLADRAPEFFDYPNVETDPLARFMLAVSPIFDDKLDVAKATTHEGGTGRLQTIDYQTNPRYYELVRRFGEASGVPILMNTSFNLRGEPIVSSPANAWWTFSNSGIDWLMMGPFLVGKKS from the coding sequence ATGGATATCCTGGGCATTTCCTGCTTTTATCACGACGCGGCGGCGGCGCTGCTGCGCGACGGCGATCTGGTCGCGGCCTCGATGGAGGAACGGCTCACCCGTAAGAAGCATGACAACAGCTTCCCCGCGCAGGCGATCCAGTTCTGCCTGACACAGGGGGGGATTCAGGGCGCGGACCTCGACTACGTGGTGTTCTACGAGAAGCCGATGGTCAAGGTGGGGCGCATTCTGCAAACGGCGCTGAGCACCTTCCCGCGCTCGTGGGACTTCTGGCGCGAGGCGGTGACGGCCTACGTCACCGAGAAGATGTGGATCAAAAGCCTGATCCAGCGCGAGCTGAACGTGCCGCCCGAAAAAATCCTGTTCTGCGATCACCATATGTCGCACGCGGCCAGCGCGTTTTTCACCTCGCCGTTCGAGGATGCGGCGGTGCTGACCATTGACGGCGTGGGCGAATGGACCACGACCACGATGGGCTACGCCACCGCCAACTGGAATGGCCAGGGCGAGAACGCGATCAACCTGTTCTGGGAGCAGAAGTTCCCGCACTCGATCGGCCTGTTCTATTCGGCCTTCACCGCCTTCCTGGGCTTCACCGTCAACAGCGGCGAATACAAGGTGATGGGCATGGCCCCCTACGGGGAGCCAAAGTACGTCGACAGGGTGAAGAAGCTGATCACGATCAATCCCGACGGTAGCTTCTACCTGAACATGGACTACTTCGCCTATCACTATTCGGCCAATAACAGCTTCAACAGCAAGTTCACGGATCTGTTCGGGCAGCCGCGCGTGCACGACGAGGACTTCTTCACGGCTAAAAGCGCGCCGCATCGCGTGGGCGAAGCGGCGGCGATGGAGCGCAACCAGTATTACGCCGACATCGCGGCCAGCGTCCAGGCCGTGACTGAGGAAGCCATGCTGGCAATGGCGAATGCCGCCTACGAGAAGACTGGCTGCAAGCGGCTGGTCATGGCGGGCGGCGTGGCGCTGAACAGCGTGGCGAACTTCAAGGTGCTGGCGCACACGCCGTTCGACGACGTGTACATTCAGCCCGCGGCGGGCGACGACGGCGGCGCGCTGGGCGCGGCGCTGTGGGCCTATCACCTCGTGCTGAACCAGCCGCGCAAGCTGGTCATGACGCACGCGTACTACGGTCAGGAATACAGCGACGGCGAGATCAAAGCCTTCCTCGATGCCGAGGGCATCCCCTACGAGTGCTTCGACAACGACGACCAACTGCTCGACCGCGTGGTGAATGAGATCCTTGAGCAGCGTGTGATCGGCCTGTACCAGGGGCGCTACGAGTGGGGCCCGCGCGCGCTCGGCAACCGCAGCATCATCGCGGACCCGCGCCGCGCCGAGATGAAGGACATCGTCAATACCAAGATCAAGTTCCGCGAGCCGTTCCGCCCGTTCGCGCCGGTGGTGCTGGCGGACCGCGCACCGGAGTTCTTCGACTATCCGAACGTGGAGACCGATCCGCTGGCGCGTTTCATGCTGGCCGTCAGCCCGATCTTCGACGACAAGCTCGACGTGGCGAAGGCCACGACCCACGAAGGCGGCACGGGTCGCCTGCAAACCATCGACTATCAGACCAACCCGCGCTATTATGAATTAGTGCGACGCTTCGGCGAAGCGTCGGGCGTGCCTATTTTGATGAACACGTCCTTTAATCTGCGCGGGGAACCGATTGTCAGCTCACCGGCCAACGCCTGGTGGACCTTCAGCAACAGCGGCATCGATTGGCTGATGATGGGTCCGTTCCTGGTCGGCAAGAAGTCGTAG
- a CDS encoding DUF5989 family protein produces the protein MSQQTSTNTTQRPGRLSGIKTRLGIVGELFAFLWAAKMWWLIPMILALLVFALLIAFGAAGGGGPLIYTLF, from the coding sequence ATGTCCCAGCAAACCTCAACCAATACGACTCAACGCCCCGGCAGATTGAGTGGGATCAAGACCCGCCTGGGGATCGTAGGCGAGCTGTTCGCCTTTCTGTGGGCCGCGAAGATGTGGTGGCTCATCCCGATGATCCTCGCGCTGCTGGTGTTTGCGCTGCTGATCGCGTTCGGGGCGGCGGGCGGTGGCGGCCCACTGATCTACACGCTGTTCTAG
- a CDS encoding M28 family peptidase codes for MDPNSPKELNVDALMDTIRALSVKIGPRRPASPAERDAARYVHTTIRALDPHWEVINQPVRSMRGFRYRILPLALGNGFSLIWGLSKRRRNQVLGGLASVGISVLSRDAFLLRPAPWQELLARGESQNVIVRIPPRGSVRRRVVFVAHLDSSHHRVTTEPRLVRYLPRTLGSVTLAALVGGVLTALSGRKQRWRTLRTLLAALSFGEAALAVADELGPTVAGANGNASGVAALLSLAGALHAHPTASTEVVLAFTSSATAVGTGADLLATAYGEEWADALWVEVSNVGAGELCWVTQHGVSPYAHYYPAPEAIAVMERAADARPDLGLMGKPMITLDEVAILRDRNLRAVALSGYDRVTGFVPQWGQASDTIHEIDPATLERAAHTVWTVTQVVDQAENWPLIS; via the coding sequence ATGGACCCTAATTCGCCGAAGGAACTGAACGTCGACGCCCTGATGGACACCATCCGCGCGCTGAGCGTGAAGATCGGCCCGCGCCGCCCGGCGAGTCCCGCCGAGCGTGACGCCGCCCGCTACGTGCACACCACGATTCGCGCGCTGGACCCGCACTGGGAGGTGATCAACCAGCCGGTGCGCAGCATGCGCGGCTTTCGCTACCGCATCCTGCCGCTGGCACTCGGCAACGGCTTCAGTCTGATCTGGGGCCTGAGCAAGCGGCGGCGCAATCAGGTGCTCGGCGGACTGGCAAGCGTCGGGATCAGTGTGCTCAGCCGTGACGCGTTCCTGCTGCGGCCCGCGCCGTGGCAAGAGCTGCTCGCGCGCGGAGAATCGCAGAACGTCATCGTGCGCATCCCGCCACGCGGATCGGTCCGGCGGCGCGTGGTGTTCGTCGCTCACCTCGATTCGTCGCATCATCGCGTGACCACCGAGCCGCGACTGGTGCGCTACCTGCCTCGCACATTGGGCAGCGTTACGCTGGCGGCGCTGGTCGGCGGTGTATTGACGGCCCTGTCGGGGCGCAAACAGCGCTGGCGCACCCTGCGCACCCTGCTGGCGGCGCTCTCGTTCGGGGAGGCGGCGCTGGCCGTGGCGGACGAGCTGGGGCCGACCGTTGCCGGGGCGAACGGCAACGCGTCCGGCGTGGCAGCGCTGCTGAGTCTGGCCGGGGCGCTGCACGCGCACCCTACCGCGTCCACGGAGGTGGTGCTGGCCTTCACGTCGTCCGCGACCGCCGTCGGGACCGGCGCGGATCTGCTGGCGACCGCGTATGGCGAGGAATGGGCCGACGCGCTGTGGGTCGAGGTGAGCAACGTCGGCGCGGGCGAGCTGTGCTGGGTGACGCAGCACGGCGTCAGCCCCTACGCGCACTACTACCCCGCGCCCGAAGCCATCGCCGTCATGGAACGCGCCGCCGATGCGCGCCCGGACCTGGGCCTGATGGGCAAGCCGATGATCACGCTCGACGAAGTGGCGATCCTGCGTGACCGGAATCTGCGTGCGGTGGCGCTGTCCGGTTACGACCGTGTGACCGGTTTCGTGCCGCAGTGGGGGCAGGCCAGCGACACCATCCATGAGATCGATCCGGCCACGCTGGAGCGCGCGGCGCACACGGTCTGGACCGTGACGCAGGTGGTCGATCAGGCGGAAAACTGGCCGCTGATCTCGTAA
- a CDS encoding carboxypeptidase M32, which produces MPVEDKLQDLKTRLIEANDLSTAGAVLYWDQSTYMPPGGASARARQMATLEKLAHEKLTDPAIGRLLDALEPWAESLPSDSDDAALIRETRRVYERAIKVPSDFTALIANHTAETYQIWVEARPANDFKRVQPALEKTLDLSRELANFFPGYDHILDPLIDFSDYGMKAETVGAIFADLREQLVPIVQAIVSQPPADDACLHEYYPEDKQLAFGAEIIRRFGYDFNRGRQDKTHHPYEITFAHGDVRITTRVKERRLDEALFSTLHESGHAMYEQGVNPGYEATPLGGGTSSGVHESQSRLWENIVGRSRRFWEHYYPQLQMMFPAQLRGVSLDTFYRAINKVARSLIRTDADEVTYNLHVMLRFDFEKAMLEDRLAIRDLPDAWNARFEQDFGITPPNHSDGVLQDVHWFGGLIGGAFQGYTLGNILSAQFYDAALHAHPEIPDEIGRGQFATLHDWLQANIYTHGHKYTAAELTERVTGQPLTIAPYIAYLRTKYGELYDL; this is translated from the coding sequence ATGCCTGTGGAAGACAAACTTCAAGACCTCAAAACCCGATTGATCGAAGCCAACGACCTCAGCACCGCCGGAGCCGTGCTCTATTGGGACCAGTCCACCTACATGCCGCCCGGCGGCGCGTCTGCGCGTGCGCGCCAGATGGCGACGCTCGAAAAGCTGGCCCACGAAAAGCTGACCGATCCGGCCATTGGCCGCCTGCTCGACGCGCTGGAGCCGTGGGCCGAAAGCCTGCCCTCGGACTCGGACGACGCCGCGTTGATCCGCGAGACGCGGCGCGTCTACGAGCGCGCGATCAAAGTCCCGTCCGACTTCACCGCGCTGATCGCCAATCACACGGCGGAAACGTACCAGATCTGGGTCGAGGCGCGTCCCGCCAACGACTTCAAGCGCGTGCAGCCCGCCCTGGAAAAGACGCTCGACCTCAGCCGCGAGCTGGCGAATTTCTTCCCCGGCTACGACCACATCCTCGATCCGCTGATCGACTTCAGCGACTACGGCATGAAGGCCGAGACGGTCGGCGCGATCTTCGCGGACCTGCGCGAGCAGCTCGTGCCCATCGTGCAGGCCATCGTCAGCCAGCCGCCCGCCGACGATGCCTGCCTGCACGAGTACTATCCCGAAGACAAGCAGCTCGCGTTCGGCGCGGAGATCATCCGGCGCTTTGGCTACGACTTCAACCGGGGCCGCCAGGACAAGACGCACCACCCCTACGAGATCACCTTTGCCCATGGCGACGTGCGCATCACGACGCGCGTCAAGGAGCGCCGCCTGGACGAGGCGCTGTTCAGCACGCTGCACGAATCCGGCCACGCAATGTACGAGCAGGGCGTCAACCCCGGCTACGAAGCGACCCCGCTGGGCGGCGGCACATCGTCCGGTGTGCACGAGAGCCAGTCGCGCCTGTGGGAAAACATCGTCGGGCGCAGCCGCCGTTTCTGGGAACATTACTACCCGCAACTTCAGATGATGTTCCCCGCCCAACTGCGCGGCGTCTCGCTGGATACGTTCTACCGCGCGATCAACAAGGTCGCCCGCTCCTTGATCCGCACCGACGCCGACGAAGTGACGTACAACCTGCACGTCATGCTGCGCTTCGACTTCGAGAAGGCGATGCTCGAAGACCGGCTGGCGATCCGCGACCTGCCGGATGCGTGGAACGCGCGCTTCGAGCAAGACTTCGGCATCACCCCGCCCAACCACAGCGACGGCGTGCTGCAAGACGTGCACTGGTTCGGCGGGCTGATCGGCGGCGCGTTCCAGGGCTACACGTTGGGCAACATCCTCAGCGCACAGTTCTACGACGCCGCGCTGCATGCCCACCCGGAAATCCCCGACGAGATCGGGCGCGGGCAGTTCGCCACGCTGCACGACTGGCTGCAAGCGAACATCTACACGCACGGACACAAGTACACCGCCGCCGAGCTGACCGAGCGCGTCACCGGCCAGCCGCTGACCATCGCGCCGTACATCGCCTATCTGCGGACCAAGTACGGCGAGCTGTACGATCTGTAA
- a CDS encoding NUDIX hydrolase, protein MKSRDEVSAGGVVYRRTPAGVEVLICKAASYHRWVLPKGLVNAGEDVRTAALRETEEEVGVKARIVADLGEPERYIYTARGMRVFKSVTYFLMAYESGSEQMHDREMEEIRWLPIDEAIDLLAYDGAKKIVRRAKAALETLPDPSQAE, encoded by the coding sequence ATGAAATCGCGCGATGAAGTCTCGGCGGGCGGCGTGGTGTACCGCCGCACCCCGGCAGGCGTCGAGGTGCTGATCTGCAAAGCCGCCAGCTACCATCGCTGGGTGCTGCCCAAGGGCCTCGTCAACGCGGGCGAAGATGTGCGGACGGCGGCGCTGCGCGAGACGGAAGAGGAAGTCGGCGTGAAGGCGCGCATCGTGGCGGACCTGGGCGAGCCGGAACGCTACATCTACACGGCGCGCGGCATGCGGGTGTTCAAGTCGGTGACGTACTTCCTGATGGCGTACGAATCGGGCAGCGAGCAGATGCACGATAGGGAAATGGAAGAAATACGCTGGCTGCCCATCGACGAGGCGATCGATCTGCTGGCCTACGACGGCGCGAAGAAGATCGTGCGCCGCGCGAAGGCCGCGCTCGAAACGCTGCCAGACCCGTCACAGGCGGAGTGA
- a CDS encoding YciE/YciF ferroxidase family protein, which yields MASPKTLHAMFVEELQDLYDAEHQIVEALPDMQKAATNRELTSAFKDHLSQTEQHISRLEQVFESLGETPKRKACKGMKGLLTEGKEIVKEVNDKETLDAALIASAQKVEHYEISAYGTLRTWAQTMGHDKEAQILEQTLNEESRTDVRLSQIAESRVNAKAR from the coding sequence ATGGCCTCCCCGAAGACACTTCACGCGATGTTTGTCGAAGAATTGCAGGACCTCTACGACGCCGAGCACCAGATCGTCGAGGCGCTGCCGGACATGCAGAAGGCGGCGACCAACCGCGAGCTGACCAGCGCCTTCAAGGACCACCTGTCGCAGACCGAGCAGCACATCAGCCGTCTGGAGCAGGTCTTTGAGAGCCTGGGCGAGACGCCGAAGCGCAAGGCCTGCAAGGGCATGAAGGGCCTGCTGACTGAAGGCAAGGAGATCGTCAAGGAAGTCAATGACAAGGAAACGCTGGACGCTGCCCTCATCGCCAGCGCGCAGAAGGTCGAGCACTACGAAATTTCAGCGTATGGCACGCTGCGCACGTGGGCGCAAACGATGGGCCACGACAAGGAAGCGCAGATCCTGGAACAGACGCTCAACGAGGAAAGCCGGACCGACGTGCGTCTTTCTCAGATCGCCGAGAGCCGGGTCAACGCGAAGGCGCGCTAA
- a CDS encoding response regulator, which produces MPIRILIADDHAVVRQGLHMFLSPDPALEIIGEASDGSQAVEMARELRPDVVLMDLMMPEMDGITATGVIRRELPETEVIALTSMLEDHTVSGAIRAGAVGYLLKDAEASELISAIKAAASGQVQLSPKAAARLMREVRTPDSPETLTERETEVLRLLALGYANKEIASSLTIGEKTVKTHVSNILSKLGVASRTQAALYAVRIGLVESL; this is translated from the coding sequence ATGCCTATCCGCATCTTGATCGCGGACGATCACGCGGTCGTGCGCCAGGGACTGCACATGTTCCTCAGTCCCGATCCGGCCCTGGAAATCATTGGCGAAGCCTCCGATGGCAGCCAGGCGGTCGAGATGGCGCGCGAGCTGCGGCCCGACGTGGTGCTGATGGACCTCATGATGCCGGAAATGGACGGCATCACGGCGACGGGCGTCATCCGGCGCGAGCTGCCGGAGACGGAAGTGATCGCGCTGACCAGCATGCTCGAAGATCACACCGTCAGCGGCGCAATTCGCGCGGGCGCGGTCGGCTACCTGCTCAAGGATGCCGAGGCCAGCGAGCTGATCAGCGCCATCAAAGCAGCGGCGTCCGGCCAGGTGCAGCTTTCGCCCAAAGCCGCCGCCCGGCTGATGCGCGAGGTCCGCACGCCAGACAGCCCCGAAACGCTCACCGAGCGCGAAACGGAAGTGCTGCGTCTGCTGGCACTGGGCTACGCCAACAAAGAGATCGCGTCCAGCCTCACAATCGGCGAAAAGACGGTCAAGACGCACGTCAGCAACATCCTGAGCAAGCTGGGCGTCGCCAGCCGCACCCAGGCAGCCCTCTACGCCGTACGCATCGGGCTGGTCGAAAGCCTATAG